A window of the Oncorhynchus mykiss isolate Arlee chromosome 15, USDA_OmykA_1.1, whole genome shotgun sequence genome harbors these coding sequences:
- the LOC110489529 gene encoding somatomedin-B and thrombospondin type-1 domain-containing protein, translating to MASAVDYVLLLVAAVLGPYHVGVEGGCAGKCCRGSDITCATADWRMDRVYGTCYCDEGCLRTKDCCYDYPNECPAQSCVVTDWSHWSGCAQPCQRSRRVRQRHIEQEPRNSADPCPSLEEQAGCMDYQSNHGEICTHNTGPAFITTREFGKGRTKPDIYGAPLYPGFCMEYKMESLTTHCTVENRPHTLWMQYLREGYTVCVACQPPAMRNHSGSCQGDGQESNSEELLHWQAVGNSGCRGTWKKVQRTAYCSCPHVHSFLFI from the exons ATGGCGTCAGCCGTGGATTATGTGTTGTTGCTGGTAGCTGCCGTGCTGGGACCGTACCACGTTGGGGTGGAAGGAGGGTGCGCTGGGAAGTGCTGCCGGGGTTCAGACATCACCTGTGCAACGGCAGACTGGCGGATGGACCGTGTGTATGGCACCTGCTACTGCGACGAGGGCTGCCTCAGGACCAAAGACTGTTGCTATGACTACCCCAACGAGTGCCCAG CCCAGTCGTGTGTGGTGACTGACTGGAGTCACTGGAGCGGTTGTGCCCAGCCCTGCCAGCGGTCCAGGAGGGTCCG GCAGCGCCACATTGAGCAGGAGCCCAGGAATAGTGCAGATCCATGTCCCAGTCTGGAGGAGCAGGCTGGCTGCATGGACTACCAGTCAAACCATGGAGAGATCTGCACTCACAACACAG GTCCAGCTTTCATCACCACCAGGGAGTTTGGTAAAGGAAGAACAAAGCCTGACATCTACGGAGCACCTCTGTACCCTGG GTTCTGTATGGAGTATAAGATGGAGTCTCTGACTACCCACTGTACGGTGGAGAACAGACCACACACCCTCTGGATGCAGTACCTACGTGAGGGCTACACGGTGTGTGTGGCGTGCCAACCCCCCGCCATGCGTAACCATAGCGGCAGCTGCCAGGGAGACGGACAAGAATCCAACAG TGAGGAGCTGCTCCATTGGCAGGCTGTGGGGAACTCTGGTTGTCGAGGAACGTGGAAGAAGGTCCAGAGAACAGCATACTGCTCCTGTCCTCACGTCCACAGCTTCCTCTTCATATAA